In Vanessa cardui chromosome 8, ilVanCard2.1, whole genome shotgun sequence, the following are encoded in one genomic region:
- the LOC124531842 gene encoding etoposide-induced protein 2.4 homolog produces the protein MESVTNFCVSLIKGFIDSLRGVTVLLYLDREINERALSRSPPADFENSKQKQTKVKQESKVLTRVLQSCILNGFIFLLSILIFEYGLLPAVKYLVILVFGHNPGVAHNVWGWMQPFLSMTFRMIWVLPLFLLSKLVNSLWFQDIADSAYRHRRGRPQFMSSVSKIIADSLFSLLVQALFLVQSMLVSMLPITYIGELLCLVHMCLLYSLYSFEYKWFNMGWELHKRLTFIETNWPYFLGFGLPLAVLTQIPQSYIISGCVFSIFFPVFILSGNEATPVTGSECPLRLFSGVVALANGLFRLARRRADDT, from the exons ATGGAAAGCGTaaca AATTTTTGTGTATCGCTTATCAAAGGTTTTATAGATAGTTTACGAGGAGTCACtgtcttattatatttagatagaGAAATAAATGAACGAGCCCTCAGTCGATCGCCACCAGCTGATTTTGAAAACAGTAAACAGAAGCAAACTAAAGTGAAACA GGAATCAAAAGTACTTACTAGGGTTTTACAATCATGTATACTCAATGGATTTATATTTCTGTTAAGCATACTCATATTTGAGTATGGCCTGCTACCTGCAGTGAAGTACTTAGTTATACTAGTGTTTGGCCACAACCCCGGTGTGGCACATAATGTGTGGGGGTGGATGCAGCCCTTCCTCTCCATGACGTTCAGGATGATATGGGTGCTACCTCTCTTTCTGCTGAGCAAATTGGTCAATAGCTTGTGGTTTCAA GACATAGCAGACTCTGCGTATAGACATCGCAGAGGTCGTCCACAATTCATGTCAAGTGTCAGTAAAATAATTGCTGATTCACTATTCAGTCTTCTGGTGCAAGCTCTATTTCTAGTTCAG AGTATGCTAGTCAGTATGTTACCCATAACATACATTGGTGAGCTGTTGTGCTTGGTCCACATGTGTTTGCTGTACTCTCTGTACTCCTTTGAATACAAATGGTTCAACATGGGCTGGGAGCTGCACAAGAGACTTACGTTCATTGAAACCAATTGGCCGTACTTTCTGGGTTTCGGTCTACCATTAGCTGTGCTGACACAGATTCCCCAGTCTTATATCATAAG TGGTTGTGTTTTCTCAATCTTCTTCCCGGTGTTTATTCTGAGCGGGAACGAAGCGACCCCGGTCACGGGCAG CGAGTGTCCGCTGCGCCTGTTCTCGGGCGTGGTGGCGCTGGCCAACGGCCTCTTCCGCctcgcgcgccgccgcgccgacGACACGTGA
- the LOC124532004 gene encoding equilibrative nucleoside transporter 3, with protein sequence MDVTGSINNEECIESVENEEDADYSEERELVNDSCSTKVLDTCEEPRDRYCIVYILFYLFGVTSLVPWNFLITANDYWMYKFREVTPNNVTMFVRKTQFQAEFTSYLNVATAIPNLIFLILNSLYGHLVTVKTRLQGSLIVVTLAFLVTTSFVQVDTDEWQNTFFIITMVTVVIMTAASAVFIGGLVGIASRFSKEYMAAVISGQSLGGIIAAVAQIISLAFKISPLHSALIYFCIADIMVIASFMSYVLLYRIDFFTYHILRGSGGMATNRHREVSMLLILKKIWVYAFSIFAVFGISMAVYPAVTVLVESHPITSGTDWNNIFFVPVVNYLIFNCGDYAGRLVAGFLLRPNNQWIIAGASLLRIIGIPMLMLCNAQPRKHLPVVFLWDYEYIIIMIVFAFTNGYLTNIIMINSTRAVELHEREKASSVVATLLSVGLTAGAAVGMLLVRLL encoded by the exons ATGGATGTGACAGGATCGATTAACAATGAGGAGTGTATTGAAAGTGTTGAGAACGAAGAGGACGCCGACTATTCGGAAGAAAGGGAATTGGTGAATGATTCCTGCTCCACTAAAGTCTTAGATACTTGTGAGGAGCCTCGAGACAGATATTGTATCGTATacatcttgttttatttatttggagtAACATCTCTCGTACCCTGGAACTTCTTGATCACGGCAAATGAT tacTGGATGTACAAATTCCGTGAAGTCACACCCAACAATGTTACGATGTTTGTGCGAAAAACACAGTTTCAGGCTGAGTTCACATCCTACCTCAATGTGGCTACTGCTATACCCAACTTGATATTTCTCATTCTGAACTCCTTGTATGGGCATTT AGTAACAGTCAAGACCCGCTTGCAGGGCTCCTTGATAGTAGTCACTCTGGCGTTCCTCGTGACCACTTCGTTTGTGCAAGTGGACACTGACGAATGGCAGAACACATTCTTCATAATAACAATGGTCACTGTTGTTATTATGACgg CTGCCAGCGCAGTGTTCATCGGCGGCCTGGTAGGTATCGCGAGCAGATTCTCCAAGGAGTACATGGCGGCCGTGATCAGCGGTCAGTCCCTGGGCGGAATCATCGCGGCCGTCGCTCAGATCATATCGCTCGCCTTCAAGATATCGCCGCTCCACAGCGCGCTCATATACTTCTGCATAGCCGACATTATGGTCATTGCGTCGTTCATGTCCTACGTGCTGCTGTACAGGATCGACTTCTTCACGTACCACATCCTGCGGGGCTCCGGCGGCATGGCCACTAACCGCCACCGGGAGGTTTCCATGTTGCTGATTCTGAAGAAGATCTGGGTGTACGCGTTTAGTATTTTCGCCGTGTTCGGTATCTCCATGGCGGTGTACCCCGCTGTCACGGTACTCGTCGAATCTCATCCCATCACTTCCGGAACCGATTGGAACA ACATATTCTTCGTGCCGGTCGTGAATTACCTGATATTCAATTGTGGAGATTACGCCGGGCGATTAGTTGCAGGATTTCTGTTACGG CCTAACAACCAGTGGATCATAGCCGGAGCGAGTTTGCTGAGGATTATCGGCATACCGATGTTGATGCTCTGCAACGCCCAGCCGAGGAAGCATCTGCCCGTCGTGTTCCTGTGGGACTACGAGTACATTATTATCATGATAGTGTTCGCCTTCACCAACGGGTACCTGACCAACATCATCATGATCAACTCGACGAG GGCGGTAGAGCTGCACGAGCGCGAGAAGGCGTCGTCGGTGGTGGCCACGCTGCTCAGCGTGGGGCTCACGGCCGGCGCCGCCGTCGGCATGCTGCTCGTGCGCCTGCTGTGA